A region of the Candidatus Rhabdochlamydia sp. T3358 genome:
GTGCTCAATCTGGGATATATTTTTAAGTTGATCATTTACAGTTTCAATAATAACTCTTTTACGCAGTAGTATTTTATCTCTGAGATTCATGAACTTATTTTTCATTTTAGACCGTAAATTTGTGAATAATTGTAAGCCTTTATCCATTAATTTTTTTCCTAA
Encoded here:
- a CDS encoding transposase codes for the protein LGKKLMDKGLQLFTNLRSKMKNKFMNLRDKILLRKRVIIETVNDQLKNISQIEHTRHRSVSNFLVNTLCGIAAYMRQPKKPRIRMSDKESLGLVTS